In Symphalangus syndactylus isolate Jambi chromosome 14, NHGRI_mSymSyn1-v2.1_pri, whole genome shotgun sequence, one DNA window encodes the following:
- the LOC129463172 gene encoding RNA/RNP complex-1-interacting phosphatase-like isoform X2, whose translation MRNSEMLERGVGGCRVSSGLGSYPGTEGARLALSAGLALGGRLLGTHMSQWHHPRSGWGRRRDFSGRSSTKKKGGNHIPERWKDYLPVGQRMPGTRFIAFKVPLQKSFEKKLAPEECFSPLDLFNKIREQNEEFGLIIDLTYTQRYYKPEDLPETIPYLKIFTVGHQVPDDETIFKFKHAVNGFLKENKDNGFSLCCPGWSAVV comes from the exons ATGCGCAATAGCGAGATGCTGGAGCGCGGCGTAGGTGGCTGCCGAGTCTCTTCCGGTCTCGGGTCTTATCCTGGCACTGAGGGCGCCCGACTGGCGCTTTCGGCCGGCTTGGCATTGGGTGGGCGGCTTCTTGGAACCCACATGAGCCAGTGGCATCATCCCCGCAGTGGCTGGGGCCGGAGACGCGACTTTTCAGGACGCTCCTCAACCAAGAAGAAGGGCGGAAACCACATCCCCGAAAG GTGGAAAGACTATCTCCCAGTTGGACAGCGGATGCCTGGGACTCGTTTCATTGCTTTCAAAGTTCCTTTGCAAAAG AGTTTTGAAAAGAAACTTGCTCCAGAAGAATGCTTTTCCCCTTTGGATCTTTTTAACAAAATCCGAGAACAAAATGAAGAATTTGGACTGATTATTGATTTAACATATACTCAACGCTATTATAAACCAGAA GATTTGCCAGAAACTATtccttacttaaaaatttttacagtTGGACATCAAGTGCCTGATGATGagactatttttaaattcaaacacGCTGTTAATgggtttttgaaagaaaataaagataatg ggttttcgctctgttgcccaggctggagtgcagtggtgtga
- the LOC129463160 gene encoding uncharacterized protein C2orf78-like: MHSLASAIQTSASIVSSSLVSAVDVSSSLTMSEDFQNTSLPGTANSLKLSLSVVNNAAFLTRSISNFSRASAPAIGSAWLQPSASGTSFQPLMGSAYLYQHSSTTMLSGVTGQSHICTSAASYPGVFEWDSIASTVKKSSSLRDFTVTAIDQNTAVSSMSMTAQYDKTSDTNTVVLLYPSLSASLVQGTLTQIPNQQGHNLSLPYQIGSQVYYHNQGTLGPPLSCLQSYGSVSYTGYRASAHQPEMVMVLKEVQPTNVLPPASTSGMCYSVSAQPITETGVQVMETSLGMDTSLRLQSPSQTFCLPQTPEFSKSFSSRNTQTLESNPSPELGDISIITPVQSPTNLLTLSPAPSQEKIENENLDKIKTNLSKPLDVYQILIGNQDPPLPLLEIPDSHPLLGCIDPLGQEDQPGSENANLRNNSLSLEDQGIFENGIESSSDLADITTWVENTYLPPIFSSLQDLDQPEVPSAKKAKDTSAIKVNQAQEKSYVIKGHSDQVRKNKHKASEPIQGAPKAKIQPKNPEFPLEGEVVVCSATVSDNASVNKAKHSSNKPHKAASSRISKTKSHGQEETKENRKNSSKKSEESKQSGNKVKVEEKQTIPHRKRKKNQPQLSQETFKKPRSSLGTHLLESVQVFHALGKKIDKKTGFSSSRIPGSSSNTQNRQPFPALKPWLDTRREGKGLEKLQVKAQKLDGSVEKECPSPSHSELPPPGKVKLIPLPFLTLDKPQAQPVSRRPNPLASRRPAVAYRAQPDSTNSAKSTAVNPSQPAPTNISLTGPATPAQPISAKATQPSSANPTQPTVPQSAASRPSPYKTSSCSSLQREPVSTAVTSLRSLPKPQNRFLIQDFSLQPRPWRKSTVPEPVMSMPITEEQRPEREAMKRKAQQGRENAAKYTSLGKVQFLVERERDMETAEYYGYTI; the protein is encoded by the exons ATGCACTCGTTGGCGTCAGCCATCCAGACATCCGCTAGTATCGTCTCTTCTTCCCTTGTATCTGCAGTTGATGTTTCTTCTTCTCTGACCATGTCAG AAGATTTCCAAAATACATCTTTACCTGGAACTGCAAATTCTCTGAAGCTCTCTCTTTCTGTGGTGAACAATGCAGCTTTCTTAACAAGAAGCATCTCCAACTTCTCCAGAGCCTCTGCTCCAGCCATCGGCTCAGCATGGCTACAGCCATCAGCCTCTGGCACCTCCTTCCAGCCACTCATGGGCAGTGCCTACCTTTACCAACATTCTAGCACAACTATGTTGTCTGGGGTTACTGGCCAGAGCCATATCTGTACTTCAGCTGCCTCTTATCCAGGCGTTTTTGAGTGGGATAGTATAGCAAGCACAGTAAAGAAGTCATCCTCACTCAGGGACTTCACTGTGACTGCCATTGATCAGAACACAGCTGTCTCTTCCATGTCTATGACAGCCCAGTATGATAAAACTTCAGATACCAATACTGTGGTCCTTCTGTATCCATCACTATCTGCCAGCCTTGTTCAGGGGACACTAACTCAAATTCCAAATCAGCAGGGCCATAACCTGTCACTTCCCTACCAGATAGGAAGCCAGGTCTATTACCATAATCAAGGCACACTGGGGCCTCCACTATCCTGCTTGCAATCCTATGGCTCTGTGTCATACACAGGATACAGGGCTTCTGCCCATCAACCAGAAATGGTGATGGTGCTCAAGGAGGTTCAGCCCACAAATGTCCTACCACCAGCCTCTACTTCTGGGATGTGTTACTCTGTGTCTGCTCAACCCATCACAGAAACCGGCGTTCAAG TGATGGAAACTTCCCTGGGGATGGATACTTCCCTGAGATTGCAATCTCCAAGCCAGACATTTTGTCTGCCACAAACTCCAGAATTCTCCAAGTCCTTCAGTAGCAGAAATACCCAGACACTTGAGAGTAACCcatcacctgagcttggggacATTTCAATTATAACTCCAGTCCAGAGTCCTACTAATCTCTTGACACTATCTCCAGCTCCAAGCCAGGAAAAAATTGAGAATGAGAATTTGGATAAGATTAAAACCAACCTTTCAAAGCCTCTAGATGTCTACCAGATCCTAATAGGAAATCAAGATCCTCCACTACCTCTTTTAGAAATCCCTGATAGTCACCCGCTTCTGGGCTGCATTGATCCTCTTGGCCAAGAGGACCAGCCTGGTTCTGAAAATGCCAATCTGAGAAATAACAGCCTGAGTCTTGAGGACCAAGGGATATTTGAAAATGGGATTGAGTCTAGCAGTGATTTGGCAGATATCACTACATGGGTGGAGAATACTTATCTCCCCCCGATCTTCAGTTCCTTACAAGATCTTGACCAACCCGAAGTTCCCTCGGCAAAGAAAGCCAAAGATACCAGTGCCATCAAGGTAAATCAGGCGCAGGAAAAGTCATATGTCATAAAGGGTCACTCTGATCAAGTCAGGAAGAACAAGCATAAAGCTTCCGAGCCTATCCAGGGTGCTCCCAAGGCCAAAATCCAGCCAAAGAACCCAGAGTTCCCATTAGAGGGAGAAGTGGTTGTTTGCAGTGCTACAGTCAGTGACAACGCTTCTGTGAACAAGGCCAAGCATTCTAGCAACAAACCTCACAAAGCTGCATCCAGCAGGATCAGCAAAACTAAGAGCCATGGGCAGGAAGAgaccaaagagaacagaaagaacagCTCCAAGAAATCTGAAGAGAGTAAGCAGTCAGGGAACAAAGTCAAGGTAGAAGAGAAGCAAACCATTCCCCATAGGAAACGGAAGAAAAATCAACCTCAGCTTAGCCAAGAGACCTTTAAAAAGCCCCGAAGCTCCCTAGGCACGCACCTGCTAGAGTCCGTGCAAGTTTTCCATGCACTCGGGAAAAAGATCGATAAGAAAACTGGATTCTCTTCCTCCAGGATCCCGGGAAGCTCAAGCAACACCCAAAACCGCCAGCCATTCCCAGCTCTCAAACCATGGCTGGATACCCGACGTGAGGGTAAAGGCCTGGAGAAACTTCAGGTCAAGGCCCAGAAACTAGATGGTAGTGTTGAAAAAGAGTGTCCATCTCCATCCCATTCTGAGTTGCCACCACCTGGGAAGGTCAAGTTGATACCTTTGCCCTTTCTGACCCTGGACAAACCTCAAGCTCAACCTGTTTCTCGGCGGCCAAACCCGCTGGCCTCACGTAGGCCTGCTGTGGCTTACCGTGCTCAACCTGATTCTACTAACTCAGCTAAATCAACTGCAGTCAATCCATCCCAACCAGCTCCTACCAACATATCTTTGACAGGTCCTGCCACACCGGCTCAGCCAATTTCAGCCAAAGCAACCCAACCCAGTTCAGCCAACCCTACCCAGCCTACTGTCCCTCAATCTGCTGCTTCTAGGCCATCACCCTACAAAACATCATCTTGTTCTTCTCTGCAGCGAGAGCCTGTTTCCACTGCTGTGACCAGTCTCCGGTCACTGCCCAAGCCTCAAAATCGATTTCTAATCCAAGACTTCAGCCTCCAGCCCCGTCCATGGAGGAAATCCACTGTTCCTGAGCCAGTAATGTCAATGCCCATCACAGAAGAGCAGAGGCCAGAGCGTGAGGCCATGAAGAGAAAGGCTCAACAAGGGCGTGAGAATGCTGCCAAATACACCTCTTTGGGGAAAGTGCAGTTTCtcgttgaaagagaaagagatatggAAACTGCTGAATACTATGGCTACACAATCTAA